From Echinicola soli, a single genomic window includes:
- the cysM gene encoding cysteine synthase CysM, whose protein sequence is MKLFELIGKTPLVELEHIPTNPNVKIYCKLEGQNPGGSVKDRAAYSMIKRAMDRGDIKKGDRVVEATSGNTGIALAMIAKVLGVEMTLIMPDNSTRERVVSMEAYGAEVILTPAAKTIEYSRTLAEEMAEKEGYYILNQFANPDNYQAHYEGTGPEIMRDTNGGITHFVSAMGTTGTIMGVSRYLKEQNPAIQIVGTQPTDGSSIPGIRRWSPEFLPKIYDATRVDQIIDVSQDEATEMTRRMAKEEGILAGMSSGGALHAAVKLAETLDAGVIVCITCDRGDRYLSSDLFG, encoded by the coding sequence ATGAAGTTATTTGAGTTGATCGGCAAGACGCCTCTTGTTGAGCTTGAACATATTCCCACCAATCCCAACGTCAAGATATACTGTAAGCTAGAGGGACAAAATCCCGGCGGCAGTGTGAAAGACCGTGCAGCCTATAGCATGATCAAAAGGGCCATGGACCGTGGAGATATCAAAAAAGGAGATAGGGTAGTAGAAGCCACCAGTGGTAATACAGGGATCGCCCTGGCGATGATTGCCAAGGTCCTTGGTGTGGAAATGACCTTGATCATGCCCGATAATTCAACCAGGGAAAGAGTGGTTTCGATGGAGGCGTATGGCGCGGAAGTAATCTTGACTCCCGCTGCCAAAACCATCGAATATTCCAGGACACTTGCCGAAGAGATGGCCGAAAAGGAAGGGTATTATATCCTGAACCAATTTGCCAATCCTGATAATTATCAGGCTCACTATGAGGGAACGGGTCCAGAGATCATGCGTGACACCAATGGTGGTATTACGCATTTTGTTTCTGCCATGGGGACTACGGGGACCATCATGGGAGTTTCCCGATACCTGAAAGAGCAAAATCCAGCGATTCAAATAGTCGGCACCCAACCTACCGATGGTTCTAGTATACCAGGGATCAGAAGATGGTCACCGGAGTTTTTGCCCAAAATATACGATGCCACACGGGTGGATCAGATCATCGATGTAAGTCAAGATGAGGCGACTGAAATGACGCGCCGAATGGCAAAAGAAGAAGGGATACTGGCTGGTATGAGCAGCGGTGGAGCCTTACATGCAGCTGTGAAGCTCGCAGAAACATTGGATGCTGGGGTGATCGTCTGCATTACCTGTGACCGTGGGGACCGTTATTTGAGCTCTGATTTGTTTGGGTGA
- a CDS encoding LLM class flavin-dependent oxidoreductase, whose translation MRNIKPLDEVAFSVLDLAIIKEHHDAGDAFARSLDLARHVEKLGYKRFWLAEHHNMVSVGSSATAVLIGHIAGGTENIRVGSGGIMLPNHAPLMVAEQFGTLASLYPGRIDLGLGRAPGTDQTTARALRRDRLETVEEFPRDLEELQLYLSDENIDGKVRAIPGEGLDIPIYLLGSSMSSAVLAAKNGLPYAFASHFAPAQFLDATRYYRENFQPSEYLKHPYVVSCVNVIAAETDEKAHKTATSFYQMALGIVRRKSYPLRPPVDTMDGLWTEPEAAAINQMMACSFVGTAATVRENLEHFQEIAQVDEIMICSHVYDHEERLESYELAASCFKKPADAL comes from the coding sequence ATGAGAAATATCAAACCACTGGATGAAGTAGCTTTTTCCGTACTGGATTTGGCCATTATTAAAGAGCACCACGATGCCGGAGATGCCTTTGCTAGGAGCTTGGATCTTGCCAGACATGTGGAGAAATTGGGCTATAAGCGTTTTTGGCTGGCGGAACATCACAATATGGTCAGTGTAGGCAGTTCTGCCACGGCTGTTTTGATAGGGCATATCGCAGGAGGAACCGAAAATATTCGTGTAGGATCAGGAGGGATTATGCTGCCTAATCATGCTCCATTGATGGTGGCGGAGCAATTTGGGACATTGGCCTCACTTTATCCTGGGAGGATTGATCTTGGCTTGGGAAGAGCTCCTGGTACCGATCAGACGACTGCGAGGGCTTTAAGGCGGGATCGGTTGGAGACGGTGGAGGAGTTTCCCCGGGATCTGGAAGAGCTTCAGCTTTACCTTTCTGATGAAAACATCGATGGTAAGGTCCGGGCCATTCCAGGTGAAGGACTCGATATTCCAATCTACTTACTGGGAAGCAGCATGAGCAGTGCCGTGCTCGCAGCCAAGAATGGTTTGCCTTATGCCTTTGCCAGCCATTTTGCACCTGCACAATTCTTGGATGCCACTCGCTATTACCGGGAGAATTTCCAGCCTTCTGAATATTTGAAACATCCCTATGTGGTTTCCTGCGTCAATGTGATTGCTGCGGAAACCGATGAGAAAGCCCATAAAACAGCTACTTCCTTTTATCAAATGGCATTGGGAATTGTGAGAAGAAAATCCTATCCATTAAGGCCTCCGGTGGATACCATGGACGGCTTGTGGACAGAACCGGAAGCAGCTGCTATAAACCAGATGATGGCTTGTAGTTTTGTAGGGACAGCCGCAACAGTTCGGGAAAACTTGGAGCATTTTCAGGAAATTGCCCAGGTGGATGAAATCATGATCTGTTCTCATGTTTATGACCATGAAGAGCGATTAGAATCCTATGAGTTGGCTGCATCGTGCTTTAAGAAACCTGCGGATGCACTTTGA